A section of the Triticum dicoccoides isolate Atlit2015 ecotype Zavitan chromosome 7A, WEW_v2.0, whole genome shotgun sequence genome encodes:
- the LOC119329825 gene encoding protein NUCLEAR FUSION DEFECTIVE 4-like — protein sequence MPGAVKAGSRPPWLGLGAAVWLQASAGTSSAFALYSHALKVALGADQSRVALLGVACNVGDSLGLLPGVVCNKLHPALLLLVAAASGLLGYGVAWLAVSGVAPALPYWLIWIALCMGSNSGAWMSTAALVTNMRNFPLSRGAVAGILKGYSGLSAAVYTAIYTGALHGSAANLLLFLTLGVAIVCLLAMYFVRPCEPSLVENSSERVHFLFVQINSALLGVYLVCATTLDRFVTLTPALNYSLIAIMVILILAPFAIPVKMTLFRSVPRKVTSAAADSDHTEPFLLPSSSEQNFGKIEDEDAADIDLLLAEGEGAVKQKRRRPKRGEDFRFREALLKADFWLLFAVFFIGVGSGVTVLNNLAQVGTAAGVVGTTISVSLFSLGNFFGRLGGGAVSDYFVRSRTLPRTVLITCTQVVMIVNYLVFALGLKATLYISVAILGVCYGVHFSVMVSTSSELFGLKQFGKIYNFILLANPLGALVFSSLAGYVYDHEAAKQHSVAAVAGSDHVMVCYGPSCFRLTFFVLSGMACLGTFLSVILTVRIRPVYQTLYGGGPSSQPRSSAH from the exons atgccggGCGCGGTGAAGGCGGGGAGCAGGCCGCCGTGGCTGGGGCTCGGGGCGGCCGTGTGGCTGCAGGCGTCGGCGGGGACCAGCTCCGCCTTCGCGCTCTACTCGCACGCGCTCAAGGTGGCTCTCGGCGCCGATCAGAGCCGCGTCGCGCTGCTGGGGGTTGCCTGCAACGTCGGGGACAGCCTCGGCCTCCTCCCCGGCGTCGTCTGCAACAAGCTCCACCCGGCCCTGCTCCtgctcgtcgccgccgcctccggcctCCTCGGCTACGGGGTCGCCTGGCTCGCCGTCTCCGGCGTCGCCCCGGCGCTGCCCTACTGGCTG ATATGGATCGCATTATGCATGGGTTCGAACAGCGGTGCGTGGATGTCGACCGCCGCATTAGTAACCAACATGAGGAACTTCCCACTCAGCAGAGGGGCTGTTGCCGGCATCCTCAAGGGCTACTCTGGTCTGAGTGCGGCTGTCTACACTGCCATTTACACCGGTGCGCTTCACGGTTCAGCTGCAAACCTCCTGCTTTTTCTCACCCTGGGAGTTGCCATCGTGTGCCTTCTGGCGATGTACTTTGTGAGGCCTTGTGAGCCTTCTCTGGTGGAGAATTCTTCGGAGAGAGTTCACTTCCTGTTCGTACAGATCAACAGTGCTCTTCTTGGGGTTTATCTTGTCTGCGCCACGACATTGGATCGTTTTGTGACTCTCACCCCTGCTCTGAACTATTCCTTGATTGCTATTATGGTCATTCTCATTCTTGCGCCGTTTGCGATACCCGTGAAGATGACATTGTTTCGAAGCGTCCCAAGGAAAGTCACTTCTGCTGCTGCTGACAGTGATCACACAGAACCATTTCTTCTGCCTTCTTCCTCGGAACAGAACTTCGGcaaaattgaagatgaggatgctgCAGATATTGATCTTCTCTTAGCTGAAGGTGAAGGGGCTGTGAAGCAGAAGAGAAGAAGACCAAAAAGGGGAGAGGACTTCCGGTTCCGTGAAGCTCTGCTGAAGGCAGATTTCTGGCTGCTCTTTGCAGTATTTTTTATAGGTGTTGGGTCTGGAGTCACCGTTCTTAACAATCTAGCACAAGTTGGAACTGCAGCAGGTGTTGTTGGCACTACTATATCAGTCTCTCTCTTCAGTTTGGGCAACTTCTTTGGCCGCTTAGGAGGCGGTGCTGTTTCTGATTATTTTGTCAG GTCAAGGACACTTCCACGGACAGTACTGATCACATGCACCCAAGTGGTGATGATAGTCAACTACCTAGTCTTCGCGCTGGGTCTCAAAGCCACGCTCTACATCTCCGTTGCCATACTCGGCGTCTGCTACGGTGTCCATTTCTCGGTGATGGTGTCGACGTCATCGGAGCTGTTTGGGCTAAAGCAGTTTGGGAAGATCTACAATTTCATCTTGCTGGCGAACCCGCTTGGCGCGCTCGTGTTTAGCAGCCTCGCCGGGTATGTCTACGATCATGAAGCGGCAAAACAGCACAGCGTCGCGGCAGTGGCGGGCTCTGACCATGTCATGGTATGCTACGGCCCCAGCTGTTTCAGGCTCACGTTCTTTGTGCTGTCAGGCATGGCATGCTTGGGAACGTTTCTGAGCGTGATCCTGACTGTGAGGATCCGACCGGTGTATCAGACGCTCTATGGAGGTGGACCCTCGAGCCAGCCCAGGAGCTCTGCGCATTAA